TGGTTAATGTATTTTTATTGTCACATCGGCTAGCGAGCAAAAGACTAATATCACCGCTCCCGCAAGCTAGCTCTAGCACTTGATCGGTAGGCTTAATTGAGCAGAGATAGATAAACTCATGTTTCCAAATCCGATGTAAACCTAATGACATACAATCATTCATAATATTGTAATAAGGATGGACTTTACTAAATACCTCATCTATATACTTGGTACGATCACTATTTTCTGATTGCCAGAGTTTTGATTTATTACTAGGAGAGTCGTCTTTCATAGTCTTTGGGTTTTTAATACATATGATACTTTATCTAGTCTTCTAAATAATTTTGCTAGATCATCTCGGTCATGTAGCGAAAGTAGTATTTCTGAGGTTGCTAGTAATGGTTTTTCTTGAGTAGTATCTGTAGATAGTTTAATAATGTCAAAACCAGATTGCGAAATAACATGGCAGGCTTTGGCCAATGCACCTCGTTGATTTTCTAACGTAAGCTCTATATTTACCGTGAATAGCGTATCTTTAATAGTTTCCCAGCTTGGGTAAGCAATAGGTTGGCGTTGTTTAATGGCAGTTTCAATGAGAGGGCAGCTTTGTCGGTGTACTATTTCTGTTGTAACCTCATCTTCTGGTTTTGAGATGCTGACGATGCGATCGCCTCTAATTGGGTGGCAACAGCTCGCAAAGATGAATAATGCTGTTTCGGAATTAGTAACGGAGCCTTGATTTTGCTTTAGATAATCTCTGATTGCTTGTTTTGCTTTTTGTGAAATTACAAATTTTAAGTGAGAGTTCCTCACTTGAGGATATTGAGAAGTTTGAATTTCAATGGTTTGACCAAATTCCAACACTGAAGATAATGGAGCATAGCGATGATCAATTAAGGCACTGATTGCAGAATTGCCAATTGAGGTTGAAATGGCATAGGCAAAATCAAGCGCAGTGCTGCCTTTAGGCAGTGAAAGAGATGCGCCATCAGCATGGTATACCACAATTGAATCATAATAAATATCTTTTTGCATTTCAGAATAAAATTCTTTATCTGAGTCAAGTTCCCCTTTGAGGTGAGATAACTCATTAAACCAAGATTGATATTGCAGAATATGTGCGCTCTCTACATTTCTAATCGCTGAGCTTGATTCAGTCTTATAAATCCAATGTGAAGCGATTCCTGATTCACTAAATTGATGCATTTCATGGGTACGAATTTGAATTTCTAACCTGATCTGGTTTTTGGACTGAATAATAGTATGGAGCGATTGATACCCATTAATTTTTGGAATGGCAATGTAGTCCTTGAATGCGCCATGGATGGGTAAAAATAATTGATGGATTATTCCAATCGCAGTGTAACATTCCAGGGTGTCTCGTACTACAATTCGAAGTGCAAATAAATCTTGAACCTCACTAAATTTTAAATTTTTTTCAATCATTTTCCTGTATACAGAATAAAGTCGCTTAACTCTAAATTGTATATCGGCATGTATACCGTGGGTGATTAAATGTTGTTTGATTAAAGCGCTTACTTTTTGAATCTCATCATCATGGACAAGTATTAGTTTATTAAATTCTTCTCGTAATACTCTATATCTAAGCGGGTGAATAACTTGTAGGCTAATATCTTGTAATTCATTACCCCAGGCTGACATAGCCAGTCTATGCGCTAAAGGGGCATACATATCCAATGTTTCATTTGCTATCCGTATTCGATCATTGGGTGGCATGTGTTTGATG
This portion of the Candidatus Methylacidiphilales bacterium genome encodes:
- a CDS encoding RelA/SpoT family protein, with the translated sequence MQESTIALPETQLYQPILDSAGKYLNTKECHLILQACQFASRAHAGIYRKSGDKFVIHPIAVAELLISLQIDANAIVAAILHDVVEDTEYELGELEEIFGPEVAKLVNGVSRVSDTTITDQKAASYSKLFLAMVDDIRVVIIKLADRLHNMRTIKHMPPNDRIRIANETLDMYAPLAHRLAMSAWGNELQDISLQVIHPLRYRVLREEFNKLILVHDDEIQKVSALIKQHLITHGIHADIQFRVKRLYSVYRKMIEKNLKFSEVQDLFALRIVVRDTLECYTAIGIIHQLFLPIHGAFKDYIAIPKINGYQSLHTIIQSKNQIRLEIQIRTHEMHQFSESGIASHWIYKTESSSAIRNVESAHILQYQSWFNELSHLKGELDSDKEFYSEMQKDIYYDSIVVYHADGASLSLPKGSTALDFAYAISTSIGNSAISALIDHRYAPLSSVLEFGQTIEIQTSQYPQVRNSHLKFVISQKAKQAIRDYLKQNQGSVTNSETALFIFASCCHPIRGDRIVSISKPEDEVTTEIVHRQSCPLIETAIKQRQPIAYPSWETIKDTLFTVNIELTLENQRGALAKACHVISQSGFDIIKLSTDTTQEKPLLATSEILLSLHDRDDLAKLFRRLDKVSYVLKTQRL